From a single Cyprinus carpio isolate SPL01 chromosome A3, ASM1834038v1, whole genome shotgun sequence genomic region:
- the LOC109057443 gene encoding Fc receptor-like protein 5, with protein sequence MSQYGAQSTSSCALELQEYTFSPVTESDAGKYFCYGAESEGSRRSQHSDAVTLTVSERAQVVLSVSPQKWLTEGEPVTLICEVYSSSTGWTFSWYTLTASSDYNNYFQQLSDISRGAGGNYTVSSAAVKHTGFYVCRAERGEPAYNTNISSKQPVWVTGVSPLVSLIISPSRTQHFTSVSLSLSCEDQSNSDRWRVRRYTESEQWEDCSSSVWGSQTRSTCTISSTITSDTGVYWCQSESGENYHPVNIIVHYGVILESPVHPVTEGDTLTLHCLYQHSTPQNPRADFYKDGSLIQNQTTEMIISTVSKSHEGFYYCKHSERGESPKSWISVRDLTTPTLTVLQQSSLFAGDSVTLRCEVDQSWDGGEFLWSKNSNTESTEAATKTIDSVKVSDGGEYRCRARRGGYYTHYSEPVTVTIYERPKAKVSIKPDQHVFRGETVTLRCDIDGEGVTSWQYSWYKDGSGSVFSELQEYTFSPVTESDAGKYSCYGPERGGSRTSNISDAVTLKVSDRPQAVLSVSPQKWLTEGDSVSLICEVYSSSTGWTFSWYTLTASSESSNHYQLLSDSSRGAGGNYTVSSAAVKHTGVYVCRAERGKPAYNTTYSNTQPVWVTGVSPVVSLIISPSRTQHFTFVSLSLSCEDQSNSDRWRVRRYTESEQLEDCSSSVWGSQTGSTCTISSTITSDTGVYWCQSESGENYHPVNITVHSGVILESPVHPVTEGDTLTLHCLYQFTTPPNLRADFYKDGSLIQNQTTEMIISNVSKSHEGFYYCKHSERGESPKSWISFRDLTTPTLTVLPQSSLFTGDSVTLRCEVDQSWDGGEFLWSKNSNTESTEAATKTIDSVKVSDGGEYRCRARKGGYYTDYSEPVTVTIYERPKPKVTIKPKHVFRGDTVTLRCDIDGEGVTSWQYSWYKDGSGSVFSELHEHTFSPVTESDAGKYFCYGAERGGSRTSNISCEVTLKVSDRPQAVLSVSPQKWLTEGDSVSLICEVYSSSTGWTFSWYTLTASSESSNHYQLLSDSSRGAGGNYTVSSAAVKHTGVYVCRAERGNPAYNTTYSNTQPVWVTGVSPLVSLIINPSRTQHFTSVSLSLSCEDQSNSDRWRVKRYTESEQWEDCSSSVWGSQTGSTCTISSTITSDTGVYWCQSESGENYHPVNITVHFGAILESPVHPVTEGDTLNLRCLYQHSTPQNPRADFYKDGSLIQSQTTEMIISTVSKSHEGFYYCKHSERGESPKSWISVRASPRTSRSDGYCFIIVGVTSGLTVTFLIIVFLVLPWCYRNDKGVRSPSSVSQQQNKRQTSEQNQSDAGNNTLLSDSISGPTEITYADIELKSTKKQKKMKDNKGLSFYDHNCSSFDFNFYHKSKQQTTTTTKRKQEKKNNSKHLFVAVNCEINLIQKVNACRIQYVDTI encoded by the exons ATGAG TCAGTATGGAGCTCAGTCAACTTCCTCTTGTGCTCT TGAACTACAGGAATACACATTCAGTCctgttactgagtctgacgcAGGTAAATACTTCTGTTATGGAGCAGAGAGTGAAGGATCACGCAGATCACAACACAGTGATGCAGTTACACTGACAgtatcag AAAGAGCCCAGGTGGTTTTAAGTGTTTCTCCACAGAAGTGGTTGACTGAAGGAGAgccagtgactctgatctgtgaggttTACAGCTCCTCTACAGGCTGGACATTCAGCTGGTACACTCTAACTGCTTCATCAG actacAACAATTATTTTCAGCAGCTCTCAGACAtcagcagaggagctggaggaaaCTACACTGTCAGTTCTGCTGCTGTAAAACACACAGGATTTTATGTGtgcagagcagagagaggagaACCAGCATATAACACAAACATCAGCAGCAAACAACCAGTATGGGTCACTG gtgtttctcctcTAGTCTCTCTGATCATCAGTCCCAGCAGAACTCAACACTTCAcatctgtatctctctctctgagctgtgaggACCAGAGTAACTCTGATAGATGGAGAGTGAGAAGATACACAGAGAGTGAACAGTGGGAAGATTGTTCATCATCAGTGTGGGGATCACAAACAAGATCTACATGTACAATCAGCTCCACCATCACATCAGACACTGGAGTGTACTGGTGtcagtctgaatctggagagaactATCATCCTGTTAATATCATTGTACACT atggtgtgattctggagagtccTGTTCATCCTGTGACTGAAGGAGATACTCTGACTCTACACTGTTTATATCAACATTCAACTCCTCAAAACCCCAGAGCTGATTTCTATAAAGATGGATCACTCATCCAGAATCAAACTACAGAGATGATCATCTCTACTGTCTCAAAGTCACATGAGGGTTTCTACTACTGCAAACACTCAGAGAGAGGAGAGTCACccaagagctggatctcagtcagAG ATTTGACCACACCAACTCTGACTGTGCTGCAACAGAGTTCATTGTTCGCTGGAGACTCAGTTACTCTGAGATGTGAGGTGGATCAGTCATGGGATGGAGGGGAGTTTCTCTGGAGTAAAAACTCAAACACTGAATCTACTGAAGCTGCAACTAAAACAATTGATTCAGTGAAAGTCTCTGATGGAGGAGAATACAGGTGCAGAGCACGAAGAGGAGGATATTACACACATTACAGTGAACCAGTAACAGTGACAATATACG AAAGACCAAAAGCCAAAGTGAGCATTAAACCTGATCAACATGTattcagaggagagacagtcactctcagatgtgacattgatggtgaaggagtcactagctggCAGTACAGCTGGTATAAAGATGGTTCAGGCAGTGTTTTCAGTGAACTACAGGAATACACATTCAGTCctgttactgagtctgacgcAGGTAAATACTCCTGTTATGGACCAGAGAGAGGAGGATCACGGACATCAAACATCAGTGATGCAGTTACACTGAAAgtatcag acaGACCCCAggcagttttaagtgtttctccaCAGAAGTGGTTGACTGAAGGAGATTCAGTGTCTCTGATCTGTGAGGTTTACAGCTCCTCTACAGGCTGGACATTCAGCTGGTACACTCTAACTGCTTCATCAG AAAGCAGCAATCATTATCAGctgctctcagacagcagcagaggagctggaggaaaCTACACTGTCAGTTCTGCTGCTGTAAAACACACAGGAGTTTATGTGTGCAGAGCAGAGAGAGGAAAACCAGCCTATAACACAACCTACAGCAACACACAGCCAGTATGGGTCACTG GTGTTTCTCCTGTAGTCTCTCTGATCATCAGTCCCAGCAGAACTCAACACTTcacatttgtctctctctctctgagctgtgaggACCAGAGTAACTCTGATAGATGGAGAGTGAGAAGATACACAGAGAGTGAACAGCTGGAAGATTGTTCATCATCAGTGTGGGGATCACAAACAGGATCTACATGTACAATCAGCTCCACCATCACATCAGACACTGGAGTGTACTGGTGtcagtctgaatctggagagaactatcatcctgttaatatcactgtacact ctggtgtgattctggagagtccTGTTCATCCTGTGACTGAAGGAGATACTCTGACTCTACACTGTTTATATCAGTTTACAACTCCACCAAACCTCAGAGCTGATTTCTATAAAGATGGATCACTCATCCAGAATCAAACTACGGAGATGATTATTTCTAATGTCTCAAAGTCACATGAGGGTTTCTACTACTGCAAACACTCAGAGAGAGGAGAGTCACCCAAGAGCTGGATCTCATTTAGAG ATTTGACCACACCAACTCTGACTGTGCTGCCACAGAGTTCattgttcactggagactcagtTACTCTGAGATGTGAGGTGGATCAGTCATGGGATGGAGGGGAGTTTCTCTGGAGTAAAAACTCAAACACTGAATCTACTGAAGCTGCAACTAAAACAATTGATTCAGTGAAAGTCTCTGATGGAGGAGAATACAGGTGCAGAGCACGAAAAGGAGGATATTACACAGATTACAGTGAACCAGTAACAGTGACAATATATG AAAGACCAAAACCCAAAGTGACCATAAAACCTAAACATGTATTCAGAGGAGAcacagtcactctcagatgtgacattgatggtgaaggagtcactagctggCAGTACAGCTGGTATAAAGACGGTTCAGGCAGTGTTTTCAGTGAACTACATGAACACACATTCAGTCctgttactgagtctgacgcAGGTAAATACTTCTGTTATGGAGCAGAGAGAGGAGGATCACGGACATCAAACATCAGTTGTGAAGTTACACTGAAAgtatcag ACAGACCCCAggcagttttaagtgtttctccaCAGAAGTGGTTGACTGAAGGAGATTCAGTGTCTCTGATCTGTGAGGTTTACAGCTCCTCTACAGGCTGGACATTCAGCTGGTACACTCTAACTGCTTCATCAG AAAGCAGCAATCATTATCAActgctctcagacagcagcagaggagctggaggaaaCTACACTGTCAGTTCTGCTGCTGTAAAACACACAGGAGTTTATGTGTGCAGAGCAGAGAGAGGAAACCCAGCTTATAACACAACCTACAGCAACACACAGCCAGTATGGGTCACTG gtgtttctcctcTTGTCTCTCTGATCATCAATCCCAGCAGAACTCAACACttcacatctgtctctctctctctgagctgtgaggACCAGAGTAACTCTGATAGATGGAGAGTGAAAAGATACACAGAGAGTGAACAGTGGGAAGATTGTTCATCATCAGTGTGGGGATCACAAACAGGATCTACATGTACAATCAGCTCCACCATCACATCAGACACTGGAGTGTACTGGTGtcagtctgaatctggagagaactatcatcctgttaatatcactgtacaCT TTGGTGCGATTCTGGAGAGTCCTGTTCATCCTGTGACTGAAGGAGATACTCTGAATCTACGCTGTTTATATCAACATTCAACTCCACAAAACCCCAGAGCTGATTTCTATAAAGATGGATCACTCATCCAGAGTCAAACTACAGAGATGATCATCTCTACTGTCTCAAAGTCACATGAGGGTTTCTACTACTGCAAACACTCAGAGAGAGGAGAGTCACccaagagctggatctcagtcagag CTTCCCCCAGAACATCAAGATCTGATGGTTACTGTTTCATAATAGTTGGAGTGACTTCAGGACTGACCGTCACATTTTTGATCATTGTCTTCTTAGTCCTGCCGTGGTGCTACAGAAACGACAAAG GTGTAAGATCTCCCTCTAGTGTCAGTCAACAGCAGAACAAAAGGCAGACATCAGAGCAGAACCAGAGTGACGCCGGAAACAACACACTGCTGTCTG ACAGCATAAGTGGACCTACTGAAATCACCTATGCTGACATTGAACTCAAATctacaaagaaacagaagaaaatgaAAGACAACAAAGGTTTGTCCTTTTATGATCATAACTGTAGCTCCTTTGATTTTAATTTCTACCATAAATCTaaacagcaaacaacaacaacaacaaaaagaaaacaagaaaaaaaaaataacagtaaacacTTGTTTGTAGCTGTGAACTGTGAAATTAATCTGATCCAAAAAGTCAATGCATGCAGAATACAATATGTTGATACAATATGA